One genomic window of Solanum stenotomum isolate F172 unplaced genomic scaffold, ASM1918654v1 scaffold37403, whole genome shotgun sequence includes the following:
- the LOC125852606 gene encoding uncharacterized protein LOC125852606: protein MDFVVGLPTTLGGYDSIWVVVDRLTKSAHFIPVRVKYTAEKLAELYISQIVRLHGVPVSIISDRGSLFTSHFWKALQHGLGTQLDMSTAFHPQTDGQSERTIQMAPFEALYGRRCRSPIGWFASAEMESLDTDLLRDAMEQVRRIQYRLLTAQSRQKSYADRRVRALVFMEGDHVWLRVSPMKVHPVFHVSMLRKYIPDESHVLSLDSVELGLDLTFEKEPIAILDRQVRKLRTKEIASVKVQWKHRSVGEATWETESDMRARYPQLF, encoded by the exons atggactttgttgtgggtttgcctACCACATTGGGTGgttatgactccatttgggttgTTGTTGACAGGCTGACCAAGTCTGCCCACTTCATTCCGGTTCGGGTGAAATATACGGCAGAGAAGTTAGCCGAGCTATATATCAGTCAGATTGTGCGACTACATGGGGTTCCTGTTTCTATTATATCAGATCGAGGTTCACTATTTACTTCTCACTTCTGGAAGGCATTACAACATGGTTTGGGTACTCAGCTAGATATGAGTacagcctttcaccctcagacagatggtcagtCCGAGCGGACGATTCAG atggccccatttGAGGCGTTGTATGGCAGACGATGTAGGTCTCCGATCGGTTGGTTTGCTTCGGCAGAGATGGAATCTTTGGATACTGACTTGCTTAGAGATGCTATGGAGCAAGTCCGTAGGATTCAGTATAGACTGTTGACAGCCCAGAGTCGACAAAAGAGTTATGCAGACCGGAGAGTTAGAGCCTTAGTGTTTATGGAGGGCGATCATGTTTGGCTTagagtgtcacctatgaaag TTCATCctgttttccatgtctctatgcttcGGAAGTATATTCCGGATGAGTCACATGTGCTTTCACTCGATTCAGTGGAGTTGGGTCTAGACTTGACATTTGAGAAGGAACCTATAGCTATATTGGACAGGCAGGTTCGAAAGcttaggaccaaggagattGCTTCAGTGAAGGTGCAATGGAAGCACCGATCAGTGGGAGAGGCAACTTGGGAGACAGAGTCTGATATGCGTGCCAGATATCCTCAACTTTTTTAA